One window from the genome of Tachypleus tridentatus isolate NWPU-2018 chromosome 11, ASM421037v1, whole genome shotgun sequence encodes:
- the LOC143232381 gene encoding uncharacterized protein LOC143232381 isoform X2 — protein sequence MNLYLLNQPSSCVLADSTTRRATSKGKRLAGDLLQKVFYRNRSSPVVQRYDCGLTTLKSGFQYLWWEEHR from the exons ATGAACTTATATCTATTAAATCAGCCATCCAGCTGTGTATTAGCAGACA GTACCACGAGGCGTGCTACTTCGAAGGGAAAGCGACTTGCTGGG GATCTATTGCAGAAGGTGTTTTACAGAAATAGAAgctccccagtggttcagcggtatgactgcggacttacaacgctaaaatccggatttcaatacctgtggtgggaagaacacagatag
- the LOC143232381 gene encoding uncharacterized protein LOC143232381 isoform X3: MKKMPVCYETGTTRRATSKGKRLAGDLLQKVFYRNRSSPVVQRYDCGLTTLKSGFQYLWWEEHR; encoded by the exons ATGAAAAAGATGCCAGTGTGTTATGAGACAG GTACCACGAGGCGTGCTACTTCGAAGGGAAAGCGACTTGCTGGG GATCTATTGCAGAAGGTGTTTTACAGAAATAGAAgctccccagtggttcagcggtatgactgcggacttacaacgctaaaatccggatttcaatacctgtggtgggaagaacacagatag
- the LOC143232381 gene encoding general transcription factor II-I repeat domain-containing protein 2-like isoform X1 produces MGRKVLLYGNKNQRATCVICAESVAVLKEYNLRRHYETKHLSTYLKFSGKFRSKKFESMKRVFESQKNLFTRKFAENESVTRTSYKIVHRMAERGKPFTDGNYIKKYMMEAANELCPEKANFFESISLSATSVLRRAEELGENIALQIRQKARNFIWYSLALDESTDLSSTSQLFVFICGVNLIFQITEELVSVCSMQGRTSGEDIFMEVHKTL; encoded by the coding sequence atggggagaaaagtacttctttatggaaacaaaaaccagagagctacttgtgtgatatgcgccgaaagtgttgccgttttgaaagagtacaatcttcggcgtcactatgaaacaaaacatctatcaacatatttgaaattttcaggaaagttccgttctaagaaatttgaatccatgaaacgtgtttttgaatctcaaaagaatctcttcacgagaaagtttgctgaaaatgaatctgtcactcgtacaagttacaaaatagtgcataggatggcagagcgaggaaaaccttttactgacggcaactacATCAAAAAGtatatgatggaagcagcaaatgagctgtgtcctgaaaaagccaatttctttgaaagtatcagcctttcagcaacttcagttctacggagagcagaagaacttggagagaacatcgcattacagatacgccaaaaagctagaaacttcatatggtattctctggcattGGACGaatctactgatctctcgagtacgtcacaacttttCGTGTTCATTTGTGGAGTTAATTTGatctttcagatcacggaagagttagtatcagtttgcagcatgcaggGAAGAACatctggagaagacattttcatggaagtgcataaaactttgtaa